accatagGACAGTGACGTCATCGTTAGTGCTGCAAGCAGAATAGCAGTTCTGTTATTTGGGGCGTACAACCACCCTTTGTGAGGCTTTCAATATTACATACTTAATGTATTGCCTTGTGCAATTATAATGGGGTTCGGTATGAATCGATATTTTGGTCGATGACGTATCTGCAACATGATAGAAGCTCCAAGCCGCAGCCTACAGGCTGATTTTAATGTGGACTTGGTATGGGATGCTTATTTGACAGCGCACTGATGTTCTCGTTGCCAGGAAGGATTTGACTCTGACAGTCATATTTATTGTCGATGTCACGGAATTCATCGCGATTTTCATGTTTTGTAACGATATGCGATAAATTCGCAGAAGCTCTTCCTTTTTCATGGCCTCGGTGGCACGGTTTTGGTGGTCTGCAAACACAAATTCCAAGCTCTACATTTACGAAAATACCACACCACTTATGTCCACCCGACAGTGTTCAAGGGTATTGGGCTTGGGTGATGTCTCCCTGGGAGTAGATACACCCGGGTCCGGCGAGCCTAACAGGGAGATCTTCGAGGCCTGCAGAAACGGAGATGTGGAGCGCGTGAGGAGGCTTGTCACACCGGAGAATGTAAACAGTAGAGACACCGCCGGCAGAAAATCCACCCCGCTGCATTTCGCCGCTGGTAAGAacagttgatacaatgttgctaGGCGCAGGAAACATCTCGCTACATTGTTTCACACTGCAAATGTAACAAATATAGCAGACAATGTAACAAGACACGCTGTGCAGTTAATAGTTTATTGTAACAGAATAATCCAGACACAAAGGCGTCTGTACAATGTGCATCCACAATACATTCCCTAATATCAAGTTGATTCATAAAGGACTTATTTTGAGGATTAACTATTGTATTATCTTATGTTATATTACACCTGCTATTTGATGTATCAATGCATTTATTAATAAGCAGTAACAGTCATTTTCCAATTACGAAAATGAATCAAAGCATAATCACTAAGTAGGTCTGTTCATGCCTCTCTGTGGACCAGGTGCACCTATAAATCCATACCATCTCTCTTATTCAGGATTTGGCCGCAGGGATGTGGTGGACTACCTACTACAAAATGGAGCCAACGTCCATGCCCGGGATGAGGGAGGCCTCGTATCTCTCCACAACGCCTGCTCCTTCGGCCATTCTGAGGTGGTCAACCTGCTCCTGCACCATGGGGCTGATGCCAACTCCAGGGACAACTGGAGTTACACACCCCTCCACGAGGCCGCCATAAAGGGGAAGAGCGACGTCTGCATAGGTACAGTTGGATTCTGGCCTCCCTGTGAGGCTGTCCCCTTGGGAAAATATGCATTGTTTAAGCACAGTGACTGTTCTCTTATGGCTTCAAGTATCATGGTCACATCTCCAGAAGAATCAGTCATAGATACGTCTGTAATGTGCTTTAAAGGATCACTTTTGTAAAAGCCAAGTATGGCAACTTTGGTGTGCCCTCTCCATATTGTTGGTGTAGAACATAAGCTATCTGTTGATATATTGTAAATGCTGATATGGGTGAATTTGGTGTTGTAGTGCTCCTGCAACACGGAGCAGAGCCAACAATTCGTAACACAGATGGGAGGACAGCGCTGGACCTGGCTGAAGCGTCCACTAAAGCAGTGCTGACCGGTGAGTGGGAGGAACATGTTCCTCACAAGCACTTTAGAAGCACCAAATTGCACGATTGAGTTAGTTTGCACTCATTGCATCTATTTTGGGCATGGGAACAGAATAAAACTGTTCCTCTGGGAACCAAGAGTGACAGAACACGTAGTTGAATGACTCAAAACAGTGAAGAACAAAAGTTATCTTGGAAATATGTGGGCTAATATGTTTCCACACTTTCCTAATCACAGGTGAATATAGAAAAGATGACCTGCTAGAAAGTGCAAGGTGGAGTATATCTCAGATTTTTAAATAACCACCATTCAGAAGCCTTGTAATCAACTGTGACCATTATTGTGCTCTAAATTTTCTAATACATGTGATGCTTTCATAGGAGTGGGATTGAAGACAAGTTGATGGCCCTGCTAACACCATTGAATGTGAACTGTCATGCCAGTGACGGTCGAAAGGTAATTCACATGCTCTCCTAAACTATTCATGAACAGACCACATTTTTCATCACCTCTCTAAAATTCCAAATGCACTAAAATTAGGTAAAAGACAGATAGTCGTGCCCAAAACATGTTACTAACAAAGAGTGTGTCAGTCTGGACAAACAAACAAATCCATTTCAAATGGTCCTTTGTGGTGTATCTTTCAGTCCTCCCCTCTGCATCTGGCTGCTGGCTACAACCGTGTGAAGACAGTGCAGCTGCTGTTAAAGCATGGGGCTGACGTCCATGCTAAAGACAAAGGGTACGACTTGGTCTCTGTCCTTTCGTCATCCTCGTTGAATCTGTATCGCATGCTGCAGGGAAGGCGTTGTATGTCTTTCCAATACCGTGCGAGCAATTTCTCTGATGGATGACTCTCTCTGACGTTTCAGTGATCTGGTGCCTCTTCATAACGCCTGTTCCTATGGACATTACGAAGTCACTGAAATTTTAGTAAAGGTTGGTCTGCAACACATTCTTCCTGTATGTAGCTCATGCATTTTTGTGTCACTGTATATAAAATGTACATTTCTTAACCCAGAGGCCCATTGAACATTCAAATGCTCATTATACAAGTCTTGTTTGACCCCTGTCTCTCCATCGCTCCTCCCTTGGTAATGCAGCAGGGCGCCTGTGTGAATGCCATGGACCTGTGGCAGTTCACCCCCCTGCACGAAGCCGCCTCTAAGAATAGGGTGGACGTGTGCTCCCTGCTAGTCAGCTACGGAGCCGACCCCACTTTCCTAAACTGCCACAACCAGAGCGCCATTGACCTGTCTCCCACTTCGCAGCTCAAAGAACGCCTGGCCTGTAAGCCATGTATATTTTTCCCTCTTTTTCATTGTTCCTATTCTTTCTGAACCTTGTTTTTTTGCTTAGCCTACAATACTCGAATAAAACTGAATGAAACAAATGATTTTAGGCAAGGGGCAACACCTTGATAATGAGTCCTGTTCTCCCTATGCAATAGTTGAACCCCTCTCTCAGCTGACCTCTTGTGTCTGTGACAGATGAGTTCAGAGGTCATGCCTTGCTCCAGGCAGCACGTGAAGCTGACCTGCCCCGCCTAAAGAAGCACCTGTCACAGGAGACCATGACCTTCAAGCATCCCCTTACCCATGAAACCGCACTGGTAAGACACCTCACTACCGGGTCGCCAACGTACTACAGATAGTGTTCCTGCAGGTTATACCGTCAATGAATTGCAGTGCTAGTATCCCGTATATTGTTTGAAGTTTCTGGGTCGCTCTGTGCTTGCCTTTCGTCCTAAGCAGTGTTTTAAGATCTAAGATATGTTGTTAACAGCACTGTGCAGCGACATCTCCCTATCCCAAGAGAAAACAAGTGTGCGAGTTCCTGCTGAGGAAAGGGGCCAACGTAAATGAGAAGACTAAAGAGTGAGTGGTGCAAAGAGTCAGTAACCCTTATCCCACAAGCAATTACCAGTCACTTTACTCTTACCATTGTTGATATGACAGATATAAATGAGTCTGAATGCTCTGATAAGACTCTGAACTAAAGGCTGATGGTTTTTCCATTGTGCAACCCATAGGAAAAAAATGACAGCCACTTTAACTTGTTTGTGATGTAATTTGTCTAAGCTTCCTGACCCCCTTGCACCTGGCTTCTGAAAAGTCACACAACGACATAATCGAGGTGTTGGTGAGACATGAGGCAAAGGTAAGTTCAGGTGTTATCATAGTGTTGTTAATAGCATAAAGGTCAAGCCAACGTGTGTATTTGCTTAATGGCCTATGATtccgcgcgcgcgcgcgcgcgtgtgtgtgtgtgtgtgtgtgtgtgtgtgtgtgtgtgtgtgtgtgtgtgtgtgtgtgtgtgtgtgtgtgtgtgtgtgtgtgtgtgtgtgtgtgtgtgtgtgtgtgtgtgtgtgtgtgtgatctgtgtgTGTAGGGTAATGGTGCATCAGGGCtctaaatgttaaaaaaaaatccttaGTGCTCCCAACTTTAAAGTTAGGAGCACAAAATAAAATCTaggaatatatttttgtattgaTTGAAATTAAGCAAGAGATCAATCATTAATTCAGTCATTCATGCTACGATCATTGATCTTCTAAAGAAGCTATGCCTTTTCCTTTAGAGCCCTCGGTGCAATGCATGTGATTCTTGATAATACGAAGTGTCAATATTTGATTGTATCTGTCCCTATCAAATCAATGAATTACTATTATCTCCCTATAGGTCAATGCCCTGGACAACCTGGGCCAGACAGCTCTGCACCTTGCTGCCCACTGTGGCCACCTCCAGACCTGCCGTCTGCTGCTGAAATCAGGCTGCGACCCCCTCGTCATGTCTCTACAAGGTTTCTCTCCATCCCAAATGGGCAATGAGAGTGTGCAGGAGATACTGCAAGGTAGGCTGGAAACATCTTGGAGTATGTTACATGTTACACAAACAGACAGGAACCTGGTTTGTGATGATCATTCTGGGTTGAAATATTTGGTCCCGTTTCAAGTGTCAGTAAATGCCTTATTTATGTCTTTCAGAGGGAACTCTGATTGGAAACTCTGATGTTGACTGGCAGTTGCTAGAAGCCTCCAAGTCTGGAGATTTGGAGATTGTTAAAGTAACTATCTCCAATACATTTTGGCATAATCTGACCAACCAATGCCCTATTGTTATAACACTCATATTACAAGTTATTTATTTCAAATGGTAACAGTAGTCTTCGTGGTAACATGTCTGCTGTCTTTGTGTTTGCAGAAGCTGTGTACCATGCAGAATGTGAACTGTAGGGATGGAGAGGGCCGTCAATCCACCCCGCTCCACTTTGCAGCGGGGTATAACCGTGTGTCTGTGGTGGAGTACCTTCTACTGCATGGGGCTGACGTCCATGCCAAAGACAAAGGGTGAGCACAGGTCCTGACTTAGGCCAGGAGCTTTTCCCGGTCAGGTCATTTGGTCAGGAAAAACGCATGGCTCTACCTATTCTCCAATGGGCCTGACTCAGACTCGTCGCTCAGAAGGGTAATgtgtgtccgtctctctctctcttgctctgtctcctGCAGTGGCCTGGTCCCCCTTCACAACGCCTGCTCCTACGGTCACTATGAGGTGGCTGAATTGCTGGTCATCCACGGGGCTGTGGTCAACATAGCTGACCTGTGGAAGTTTACCCCTCTGCACGAGGCCGCCGCCAAGAGCAAATACGAGATCTGCAAACTGCTGCTGCAGGTAAGGAGTTCGTTTCCCTCTTACAGATTAGTGCTAGTCTATTTTCAACTGTGTTGGACCATCTACAGTGCCACTTGGATTTGTATGATTCAGAGTCATCACTTACCCTGAAAACAATTACGTTTGAATTTCGAGAGACCAGATCCATCCTAATCCTGTGCAATAGAACACATACTATAGAGCCTTCCAGTTCTAGCACAGATTATCTAAACACACACCCCTATCGCTCCCCTCCCAGCACGGTGCAGACCCGACCAAGAAGAACCGAGATGGGAGCACTCCACTGGACCTGGTGAAGGACGGGGACACTGACATGCAGGACCTGCTAAGAGGAGACGCTGCCCTGCTGGACGCAGCCAAGAAGGGCTGTCTGGCCCGGGTCGAGAAGCTCTGCAGCTCTGATAATGTTAACTGTAGAGACGCACAGGGACGGCACTCTACACTGCTACACCTGGCAGGTCAGTCAGCGCACTGGAGCTTTCTGTAAGGACAGTGATCTTGAACCCTAGTCATTGAGAGCTTCAGGGTGTACAAGCCGTTGTTCCAACCCAACATTCACAAGTTTAAGGGTTTAGAATATTTATTGAGAAATGTAATGGATGTGAGTGAGGATTCGGGAGGGGAATGAGAATGGACCGGGTGAAGCCGAGGGCTGCAGATGAAGGATCCAGGGGGTTGGACTCGGTAAGGTTTGGCTTGGAGTCCCAGGTAGACCTCAGCAGGCCGTGGAAGTTGGGCTGCTGTTCTTCCCTGCAGGGCAAGGGGAGGGGGAagaaggaatgatttttaaatggaccacccTAGGCAGGAAAATCGTCACTCGTTCATCCCGCGATGATTGTGAtttcagccaccggtagcttgtgggtgctttatatgcgctacagtcaattatgagtgcatgtctacttatattaaatatataattattaacatacgcctactgtatgatagctagcaaattaattagctaactaacgttagcctgcctagctggaacttctgaagaagtgaaatgttttatttctacaatttccaaaagataaccaaacaaaaactTTTTACGAGATgtgtttgtgccgtcatgtgtattagtagcacaatttctaacttatttgcattagtttttacttacacttgtatgttgacttctccattgatgttgtttttaagttttTGCTGACTTTTCttgaattgaattatggggagtttcaggccTTGGAGTGAACATAATTTTACACTCGCAAAGCCGACTAAAAATGAGGGCggaggggcttacgttgcaaacttcccttgcttggcgaATCATTTGGACCGCCCTCCAAGATGGcgacggggattcccccaagggcataaggcaaggacgagggtgtgtcttttaagtgtttgaaCCGCAgccttaaaagacacaccctcgatTTGCgacgattgtacatccgctaagaaaagtctgcggaaacttaaaaacaacatcaatggagaagtcaacatacaagtgtaagtaaaaactaatgcaaatacagttgaagtcggaagtttacatacacttaagttggaaacattcaaactcatttttcaaccactccacacatttcttgttaacaaattatagttttggcaagtcagttaggacatctactttgtgcatgacacaagtcattttccaacaattgtttacagacagattatttcacatataattcactgtaacacaattccagtgggtcagaagtttacatacactatgttgactgcatttaaactgcttggaaaattccatggctttagaagcttctgataggctaattgccatcatttgaatcaattggaggtttacctgtggatgtatttcaaggcctaccttcaaactcagtgcctctttgcttgacatcatgggaaaatcaaaagaaatctgccaagacctcagaaaacaatttgtagacctccacaagtctggttcatccttgggagcaatttccgaatgcctgaaggtaccacattcatctgtacaaacaatagtacgcaagtataaacaccatgggaccacgcagccgtcataccgctcaggaaggagacgtgttctgtctcctagagatgaacgtactttggtgcgaaagtgcaaatcaatcccagaacaacagcaaaggaccttgtgaagatgctggaggaaacaggtacaaagtatctaaatccacattaaaacgagtcctatatcgacataacctgaaagccactgctccaaaaccgccataaaaaagccagactacggtttgcaattgcacatggggacaaagattgtactttttggagaaatgtcctctggtttgggcacaatgaccatcgttatatttggaggaaaaagagggaggcttgcaagccgaagaacaccatcccaaccgtgaagcactggggtggcagcatcatgttgtgggggtgctttgctgcaggagggactggtgcacttcacaaaatagatggcatcatgaggcaggaaagttatgtggatatattgaagcaacatctcaagacatcagtcagcttggtcgcaaatgggtcttccaaggggacaatgaccccaagcatacttccaaaattgtgccaaaatggcttaaggacaacaaagtcaaggtattggagtggccatcacaaagccctgacctcaatcctatagaacatttgtgggcagaactgaaaaagcatgtgcgagcaaggaggcctacaaacctgactccgttacaccagctctgtcaggaggaatgggccaaaattcacccaacttattgtgggaagcttgtggaaggctacccgaaacgtttgacccaagttaaacaatttaaaggcaatgctaccaaatactaattgagtgtatgtaaacttctgagccactgggaatgtgatgaaagaaatacaagctgaaataaataattctctctactattattctgacatttcacattcttaaaataaagtggtgatcctaactgacctaagacagggaatttgtactaggatttaaatgtcaggaattgtgaaaaactgagtttaaatgtatttggctaagatgtatgtaaacttctgacttcaactgtaagttagaaattgtgctactaatgcacatgacggcacAAATACGTCTCGTAAATATGTTTTTGGGAAATTATAGAtaaacattttccttcttcagaggttccagctaggcaggctaatgttagttagcaaattaatttgctagctatcagtAGGCGTATgttaataattatatatttaatataagtagacatgcactcataattgactgtagcgcatataaagcacccacaagctaccggtggctgaaaTCACAATCATCGCGGGACGAACGAGTGACGAATTAACGGCCAAGGatggtccatttaaaaatcattccttcgccccttgccctgcaagtgtatactcgtcagacgtcatcatacgtcatcagaagtgtccacttaatttgagggctgaggggatagggtgtgtcttttaagtgtttggaccgtaGCCATAGTGTTGCAAACGGGAAGGGAGGCTGTTTGGCAGCTGGTGCTTGTTCAGTTACTAGGGAGCTGTGTTCAAGGCAATTAgttaaaacgttgcattcaagtCTGGCCTTCTCTCCTGAATTTGACGGATTCAACTAACTTATCATTAACGCCTGAAAAGCCGGCAGACCATCAGGATGGGACTACGGATTTAGGAGAACAACATTTTCAGATAATTGCCGTTTCTGATTAAACAAATTATGTGTCTATTGTGTCAGCTGGCTACAACAACCTGGAGGTAGCAGAGTACCTGCTTCAGCATGGAGCGGAGGTCAACTCCCAGGACAAGGGAGGGCTCATCCCCCTGCACAACGCTGCCTCCTACGGGGTGAGTCCCAGCTACCCTAATCTACTGTACACACTCACAGCACCATCACACTCTAAAGGTGTCCATTGAGTCTTCCTACTACCTGTACGGTATGATTTTCCAGAGACACAAAAGTAAACAGGATGTCTAGAGACTTGATCGATGTGTCTAGGTTTTTTCATTTAAATGAAAGAGTCAGTGCCTCGTACTTGGCATACCAAACACTCGCCAAGTTCCTTGTCAAAGGCTTCTTTAAAAATGTAACCATGAATAGGTTTCAGAGATTAAGCATACCTTTTGAATAAAAAAGGCGTCTTCTGCGGcctttaaaacaagctccttttaAAAAGAAAGTAATCATGAATTGGTTTCAGTGATGAGGCGAGGGGTGAAGTATGTATGCTGGCCAAATGATTAGCACTCATGTCTCTATGACACAAAACACTGTTGGAAACAAAGGCCAGTAGATTGCTTTGATCAGACCCTTGAGAAGCGAGGAGCTCATCACACCACAGTCCTCCCCGATCGCCTGGTGCTTGCTCTAACTCCACACACAGATTGGATCATTTCAAATAAGCAGTGGtataaatactttaaagtactacttaagttgttttttggggtatctgtactttggtttactattgatatttttgacaaatgctacttttacttcactacattcctggagaaaataatgtactttttacataGATTTTCCATGACtctcaaaagtactcgttacattttgaatggctagcgtgacaggaaaatggtccaattcacctactgcctctgatctgggggACTCACGAAACAAACacgcttcgtttgtaaattatgcctgagtgttggagtgtgcccctggttttccgtaagtaaataaaaaaaacaagaaaatggtgccatctggtttgtttaataATGGGTGTTGCGATTTTTCTTTAAACCAATATTCGTTACCCTTTCTCTCCCTATAGATGTTTCTCCCCCTTTTGTTTTCTTTGTTTCTTAAACCTGTGTTGGTTGGGTTACCATGTCAACCTAGAGAGTAGAAGAGAAAGGGTGAATTAACTTGTAGAAGTCCTATATCTGAGTCTGAGATGCAAGTTGACCAAAAGAACGAGAGAAAGTTACAAGACACGAACCAAGAGCCAAGTGGAGTCCAATGTGTTCTCATTTGCAGCATGTGGATGTGGCTGCTTTGCTCATCAAGTACGACGCATGCGTGAACGCCACAGATAAGTGGGCGTTCACCCCACTGCACGAGGCAGCGCAGAAAGGGAGGACCCAGCTGTGTGCCCTGCTATTGGCTCACGGGGCCAACCCCGCCCTCCGCAACCAGGAAGGCCAATCACCGCTGGACCTCGTCACGGTATCCGTCCACACACACTCGCTATCCTGTCTCTGAGATGACAACCTCTCCCCAACACAGGAGTGTGTGGGAAGGGGTAGCATAAACTGTCATCCTCACAGCCACCACACTCACCTGTTTGTCATGTCTACTGCTCTTGGATACATGAAATCCCTCAAATCACAACAACACCCTGACATCGTATATTGTGCTTGTGATTCGTGTTAACAGCATGTTGAACATCACCTACATAGTCTGTTTGGAATTCTTTCCAGAGTTTTCGCTGTTGTTGAGGAGATTCAATGTCTCTCAATGCTTGTTTCTACACTCTCACATGGCCTGACCTTCACCAGCAACCACTGGGTGACATGACCTCTTTCTAAATAGAAGAGAggacctgtctctgtctctggcaaTGAAATGCCTGGAAagttctctctctcatcacacaTTGATAAATGACTTGAATGTACTGTATGCATGTCAAGGGTTTGCTCACATAGGAGCATGTAGCCTTATTCATACTTGCTATGCTCTTATGGGTTATTGATGTGTTGGCAACGATCGCTAATGCAGTCTAATCGTATTTCTCTGCATGGTTGCACTGTGAGTCGTCAATATTTTGTGTCATTCTTAATTTCTCCTCCTTGACTTGGTAAATTAGTGACAATGcctctttctcctttctttcttttctttctacAGGTGGACGATGTTCGTGCCTTGTTGACAGCGGCCATGCCACCTTCAGCCCTGCCCGGTTGCTATAAACCCCAGATAATCAGTATGTCTTCCCCTGTAGGGGTGGTGGTCCCCCCCAGCCTCTCAGCCAGCTCCACACCCCTGTCCACCTTGGCCTCCAGCAACAGTCTGGACAACCAGGCTACTGCCTCCACCTGCACTGCCTTCCCTGAGCTACCCGCTCTCCTGGGGCCCTCTGGGGCTGTGGGCACGGACAAGAAGGAGGTTCTTGGTGTGGATCTGAGTATCGGACAGTTCCTCAACAACCTTGGACTGGAACACCTACTAGAGATCTTTGAAAGAGAGCAGGTAAGCTGAACCCCAAAACGCAGCTCACTCCTTATGTCTGATAACTTAGATAAACTTCTTTTATATAAAAAGCTTCAAGGATGTCTTCAACATCTGATGTTCCACAATAGGCCTATGAAGCATTACTTAAGATGCTGAAGGTGAGATCTGACATTATTTCAAGTTCACCGTTTTCCCTTTTTGAAGATCACTCTGGATGTCCTGGTAGAGATGGGACACAAGGAGCTGAAAGAGATCGGTATCAATGCCTACGGACACAGACACAAGATTATC
The nucleotide sequence above comes from Salvelinus namaycush isolate Seneca chromosome 35, SaNama_1.0, whole genome shotgun sequence. Encoded proteins:
- the LOC120030031 gene encoding poly [ADP-ribose] polymerase tankyrase-2-like; the protein is MASVARFWWSANTNSKLYIYENTTPLMSTRQCSRVLGLGDVSLGVDTPGSGEPNREIFEACRNGDVERVRRLVTPENVNSRDTAGRKSTPLHFAAGFGRRDVVDYLLQNGANVHARDEGGLVSLHNACSFGHSEVVNLLLHHGADANSRDNWSYTPLHEAAIKGKSDVCIVLLQHGAEPTIRNTDGRTALDLAEASTKAVLTGEYRKDDLLESARSGIEDKLMALLTPLNVNCHASDGRKSSPLHLAAGYNRVKTVQLLLKHGADVHAKDKGDLVPLHNACSYGHYEVTEILVKQGACVNAMDLWQFTPLHEAASKNRVDVCSLLVSYGADPTFLNCHNQSAIDLSPTSQLKERLAYEFRGHALLQAAREADLPRLKKHLSQETMTFKHPLTHETALHCAATSPYPKRKQVCEFLLRKGANVNEKTKDFLTPLHLASEKSHNDIIEVLVRHEAKVNALDNLGQTALHLAAHCGHLQTCRLLLKSGCDPLVMSLQGFSPSQMGNESVQEILQEGTLIGNSDVDWQLLEASKSGDLEIVKKLCTMQNVNCRDGEGRQSTPLHFAAGYNRVSVVEYLLLHGADVHAKDKGGLVPLHNACSYGHYEVAELLVIHGAVVNIADLWKFTPLHEAAAKSKYEICKLLLQHGADPTKKNRDGSTPLDLVKDGDTDMQDLLRGDAALLDAAKKGCLARVEKLCSSDNVNCRDAQGRHSTLLHLAAGYNNLEVAEYLLQHGAEVNSQDKGGLIPLHNAASYGHVDVAALLIKYDACVNATDKWAFTPLHEAAQKGRTQLCALLLAHGANPALRNQEGQSPLDLVTVDDVRALLTAAMPPSALPGCYKPQIISMSSPVGVVVPPSLSASSTPLSTLASSNSLDNQATASTCTAFPELPALLGPSGAVGTDKKEVLGVDLSIGQFLNNLGLEHLLEIFEREQITLDVLVEMGHKELKEIGINAYGHRHKIIKGVERIISGPQSLNPYLTLNTANSGTILIDLASGDKEFQLVEEELQSTIREHRDGGLAGGVFNRYNIVKIQKVCNKKLWERYTHRRKEVSEENHNHSNERMLFHGSPFVNAIIHKGFDERHAYIGGMFGAGIYFAENSSKSNQYVYGIGGGTGCTLHKDRSCYVCQRHLLFCRVTLGKSFLQFSAMKMAHSPPGHHSVTGRPSVNGLSLAEYVIYRGEQAYPEYLITYQILKPDASVDG